The DNA window GCCTCCTTCTCACGGATCACCGCCAGCTCGGCCGGTGGGATCTCCAGATGTCCCTTGTCGCCGTTGGTGGCGTAGCACATCATCACGTGATGACCGGCCAGCGCATAGCGAGCCAATGTCCCCCCACAGGCGATCTCGATATCGTCCGGGTGGGCCCCCACGGCCAGCACTCGTAGCTTCTCGTCCACGGGTCTCCTCCTGATCCTCCGTGTCGTCCCTTGAAGTAAGTTTCTTCGGAGGGACTGCGCCCCCCTGAGCTACCCCAGGAATGCAGGAACATGCTCCCAAAGGTGTCTGAGGATCTCCCTCAACGACCAGCCCTCCGGGCCTCCCCACAGCAGAAGCAGCGGCATTTCTCAAACACATTCCAAACAATGGAGCCAGTAGCGGCGGACCTCATGCCGCTGCGGGCTGAGCATGGGAGCTCAGCCTGCCGTTGGATTGTTCAAGTTCTAGATGGTTTCTCCACATAGCATTGCGTTTCAGGCGGGCGCTCCTGGCGATTATAGCACCCCCCGCTGCCGATGCAACCGCAACCGCGGATGTAGTGGGCTCAAGAGCATGGGAAAACGCAGAGATGCCTAGCACCCCCCCAGCGGCCGGGCTCCCACGCCCGGCCCTATTGATCCGGGCAAGATAGCGCCCGCACGCTCACGCCGACGCCAGGAGGGACGCGGGGGCGATGGGGCGACGCTCCCGGATCGATCGCTCCACCGCCTCGATCATGGCCGTCACGGACACGCCATCCTCCACGGGGACGGCCGGCTCGCCGCCGTCCAGGACACAGTCCACCAGGCTGCGCAACGCGCCCCACCACGTCGGCGGCAGCTTGAAGCGCTGCCACAGCGCCGGCCGGGTGAACATGTGCTTCCCGAACTTATCCGAGGAGAGCTCGAAGCCCTGCCGCTTGCCGTCAAAGTGCAACCGCCCCTGGCTCCCGTAGACCGTCATCTCAAACTCCACGATGTCCGGCCAGGCCTCGGGCAAGATCCAGGCAGTCTCAAAGGTGACGAAGGTCTGCTCGAATCGGACGACGGCCTGAATGGCATCAAAGGCGTCGATCCCCTCGGCCGCCAACACTCGCTTCACCCCGACGGCATACACCTCCTGCGCCTCCTGCCCCAGGAACCACCGGAACAAGTCCATCGTATGGGCGAAGAGGAACCATTGCGGGCCGGACTTCCCCGCCCAGGAGAGCATCTGCCGGGGCACCCAGATGGTATCGGCCAGCCGCACGTGCGCCATGACGGGGTCGCCGATCTCCCCCGAGCGGATGGAGTCCCGCACGGTGAGGAGCCCGGGATTCCAGCGCAGCCCCAGGTTCACGGTCATCTTGACGCCCCGCCGGCGGGCCGCCTCCGCCATCTGCCGGGCCTCCCGAGCACTGGTCGCCAGCGGCTTCTCCACCACCACATGCTTCCCCGCCTCGATCATCCGCATGACCGGCTGGAAGTGGGCGAAGTCCGGGGTGGCCACGCTCACCACCTCCGCCTCCGAGGCGGCGACCTCCTCGATGTCCGTGGTGAACCGGCACCCGAACCGCTCCCCGACAACCCTGGCCCGCTCCGGGTCGAGGTCCATGACGTAGACCAGCTCCGAACGCGGATACTCGTGGTAGGCCTCGGCGTGCTGCTCGCCGATCAGCCCCACGCCGATGACGGCGGCCTTCACCTTTCGCTGAACCATCTCCCCCTCCTGAAGAACGGCACGATCGAACCTCCGAGAGAGCGGTGGTATCCCCCTATATCTTGGCATGGGTAGCGAAGGGCAGTGCCCTTTGCTACCCAAAGGGCCAAACCAGAGGGAGCACTCACCGAGTCGCTCCTACAACTTATCCGAAACAAATGACACGGTCGCTTGTTCCTTTTACCATGCGAAGATCAATAAGATCGAGAAGACGGAAGTGCATTATGGAGAGCCTACGAGCGTAGGAAGCGGCCTCGATATACTCCTTTCCATGCCCTTCCTGGTGTCTTGGAAATTTACCAGCAAAGTGTCTGAGGGGCTCCTTCAGTTAAGCTCCACAGGGGGAGGTGTGGAGGGGACCTCCCCTCCACGGAAACCCCGCTTTTCCGGCCTGCACCTGCCTTTCTCGGCCCTTCCCGAAGGGTCCAGGCCGAGGCCGGGCAGGTCAAGGGCGGGAGCATGGCTCTTTCCGGAGAGGCTCCCCACAGCAGAAGCAACGGCATCTCTCAGACACACTCCCAGATACGAACTTCTCACCTCTCATCAGGGACAGCCACAAGGGCTGCCTCATTGGGATCAAGTTAAGCGACATAGAAGCGTGGCCCCGCACCTCTGGGGTGGCTCGGAGAGGCG is part of the Chloroflexota bacterium genome and encodes:
- a CDS encoding Gfo/Idh/MocA family oxidoreductase; the encoded protein is MVQRKVKAAVIGVGLIGEQHAEAYHEYPRSELVYVMDLDPERARVVGERFGCRFTTDIEEVAASEAEVVSVATPDFAHFQPVMRMIEAGKHVVVEKPLATSAREARQMAEAARRRGVKMTVNLGLRWNPGLLTVRDSIRSGEIGDPVMAHVRLADTIWVPRQMLSWAGKSGPQWFLFAHTMDLFRWFLGQEAQEVYAVGVKRVLAAEGIDAFDAIQAVVRFEQTFVTFETAWILPEAWPDIVEFEMTVYGSQGRLHFDGKRQGFELSSDKFGKHMFTRPALWQRFKLPPTWWGALRSLVDCVLDGGEPAVPVEDGVSVTAMIEAVERSIRERRPIAPASLLASA